GTGATGCCACCGGCGACAACAGCGAACCGGAAATCACCGAGATCGACGAGGATTTCTTGCCGAGTCGCCCCGAACTAGATATCGACGAATTCAACGAACTTAACAAGCCTCGTCGCCAGCGCCCCCGAGATGTAGAAAGTGATTAGATGACTACCCCATCCTCCCCTTCAGCACCGAAGCAGATCCACCCCGAACGCAAACGTCGCGTAAAGCAGGCTTTGACCTTCTTCTCGATTACCGCGTGGATTACGGGCATCATGCTGCTGCTTCTCGTCGTACGCATGGTCATGCAGTACCTGTTGCATATGGACGTCTCGATGCTCGGCTGGGTCGCGATCGT
The Corynebacterium breve genome window above contains:
- a CDS encoding DUF3817 domain-containing protein, translated to MTTPSSPSAPKQIHPERKRRVKQALTFFSITAWITGIMLLLLVVRMVMQYLLHMDVSMLGWVAIVHGWCYLAFFIAALNLGLKARWSMPQWIVTVIAGVVPLLSFFVEKWRRDEVTEKFQLNAA